A DNA window from Kitasatospora atroaurantiaca contains the following coding sequences:
- a CDS encoding FAD-binding and (Fe-S)-binding domain-containing protein translates to MASELAQALSAALRGEVRFGTAERTVYSHDASNYRHLPLGVVKPADSDDVRAALALCRDHGVPVVPRGAGTSIGGQAIGPGAVVLDFRRHVNRVLEVDPQARTARVEPGAVLDDLQAAARPYGLRFGPDPSTHSRCTLGGMIGNNACGAHSVAWGRTSDNLESLDLLLADGTELTVGGPLSPTERERLRARPGRVGELHRALQDLTAAHLSEIRQGMPDLPRRTSGYALDALLPERGYDLARALTGTEGTCAVLLGATVRLVEAPAARALVVAGYPDETAAADAVPALLTLHPLTVEGMAADLIAALLATGRRPPALDRLPEGGCWLFLETGGATAAEAMDAALVLADAVRRERRATTTVVTDPGEQRQLWAVREAGAGIVSRLPSTGGSADGGGAEAWPGWEDSAVPVERLGGYLRDLRALLGRHGLRGVPYGHFGEGCVHLRLDFPLTEPRRLPEFRAFMEQAADLVISHGGSLSGEHGDGQARAELLPRMYPPEIIDLFRRFKRIWDPSNLLNPGAMVDPRPLDADLRFAGRDLPLTLPYEQDGGSLLKAVHRCVGVAKCVDTSTGVMCPSYMVTAEERHSTRGRARLLAEMLRGEVIADGWRSEEVREALDLCLGCKGCASDCPVHVDMATYRTEFLHHHYRWRLRPASHYSMGWLPLTLRAAALAPAGANRLLRSRPSAAVLKRLGGIDPRRELPALPTENFERWFRRYRAEHPVRPGAEPVLLWPDTFTNHLEPAPARAAVEVLEHLGFAVQLPARPVCCGLTWLSTGQLGVARRVMRRSVRALPPGLPVVGLDPSCTAALREELPKLIGADAGDVPGRVRTLAEFLDEAEVELPELAAGTRAVTQVHCHQHAVLGTEADRRVEARIGLANEVLDSGCCGLAGNFGFERGHYEVSVAAAERVLLPAVRAADRETVVLADGFSCRTQISQLSGGRTAVHLAELLRRAVREGESG, encoded by the coding sequence ATGGCCTCCGAACTCGCCCAAGCGCTCAGCGCGGCCCTCCGCGGGGAGGTGCGTTTCGGCACCGCCGAGCGCACGGTCTACAGCCACGACGCCTCCAACTACCGCCACCTCCCGCTCGGCGTGGTCAAACCGGCCGACTCCGACGACGTCCGGGCCGCGCTGGCCCTGTGCCGTGACCACGGCGTGCCCGTGGTGCCGCGCGGCGCCGGGACCAGCATCGGCGGCCAGGCGATCGGCCCCGGCGCCGTCGTGCTGGACTTCCGACGGCACGTCAACCGGGTGCTGGAGGTCGACCCGCAGGCCCGGACCGCCCGCGTCGAGCCCGGCGCGGTGCTGGACGACCTGCAGGCCGCCGCCCGCCCGTACGGGCTGCGCTTCGGCCCCGACCCGTCCACGCACAGCCGCTGCACCCTCGGCGGCATGATCGGCAACAACGCCTGCGGCGCCCACTCGGTGGCCTGGGGCCGCACCTCCGACAACCTCGAGTCGCTCGACCTCCTGCTCGCCGACGGCACCGAACTCACCGTCGGCGGCCCGCTCTCCCCCACCGAGCGCGAACGGCTGCGCGCCCGGCCCGGCCGTGTGGGCGAGCTGCACCGCGCCCTGCAGGACCTCACCGCGGCCCACCTCTCCGAGATCCGCCAGGGCATGCCGGACCTGCCCCGGCGGACCTCCGGCTACGCCCTGGACGCCCTGCTGCCCGAGCGCGGCTACGACCTGGCGCGCGCGCTCACCGGCACCGAGGGCACCTGCGCCGTCCTGCTCGGCGCCACCGTCCGCCTGGTCGAGGCGCCCGCCGCGCGCGCCCTGGTGGTGGCCGGCTACCCCGACGAGACGGCGGCGGCGGACGCCGTGCCCGCCCTGCTGACGCTGCATCCGCTCACCGTCGAGGGCATGGCCGCCGACCTGATCGCCGCCCTGCTCGCCACCGGCCGCCGTCCGCCCGCGCTGGACCGGCTGCCCGAGGGCGGGTGCTGGCTGTTCCTGGAGACCGGCGGCGCCACCGCCGCCGAGGCCATGGACGCGGCCCTCGTCCTGGCCGACGCCGTCCGCCGGGAGCGGCGCGCCACCACCACCGTGGTCACCGACCCGGGCGAGCAGCGCCAGCTGTGGGCCGTCCGGGAGGCCGGCGCGGGCATCGTCAGCCGCCTGCCGAGCACCGGTGGCTCGGCGGACGGCGGTGGTGCAGAGGCGTGGCCCGGCTGGGAGGACTCCGCCGTCCCGGTCGAACGGCTCGGCGGCTACCTGCGCGACCTGCGGGCCCTGCTCGGGCGGCACGGCCTGCGCGGCGTCCCGTACGGGCACTTCGGCGAGGGCTGCGTGCACCTGCGCCTCGACTTCCCACTGACGGAACCGCGCCGGCTGCCGGAGTTCCGCGCGTTCATGGAGCAGGCCGCCGACCTGGTGATCTCGCACGGCGGCTCGCTCTCCGGCGAGCACGGTGACGGGCAGGCCAGGGCGGAGCTGCTGCCCCGGATGTACCCGCCGGAGATCATCGATCTCTTCCGGCGATTCAAGCGGATCTGGGACCCTTCGAACCTGCTCAACCCCGGCGCCATGGTCGACCCGCGCCCGCTCGACGCCGATCTGCGCTTCGCCGGACGCGACCTGCCGCTCACCCTCCCGTACGAGCAGGACGGCGGCAGCCTGCTCAAGGCCGTGCACCGGTGCGTCGGCGTCGCCAAGTGCGTCGACACCAGCACCGGGGTGATGTGCCCGAGCTACATGGTGACCGCCGAGGAACGCCACTCGACCCGGGGCCGGGCCCGGCTGCTCGCCGAGATGCTGCGGGGCGAGGTCATCGCCGACGGCTGGCGCTCCGAGGAGGTCCGCGAGGCGCTCGACCTCTGCCTGGGCTGCAAGGGCTGCGCGAGCGACTGCCCGGTCCATGTCGACATGGCGACCTACAGGACCGAGTTCCTGCACCACCACTACCGGTGGCGACTGCGCCCGGCCTCCCACTACTCCATGGGGTGGCTGCCCTTGACCCTACGGGCCGCCGCGCTCGCCCCTGCCGGGGCGAACCGGCTGCTGCGGTCCCGGCCGAGCGCCGCCGTGCTCAAGCGCCTCGGCGGCATCGATCCCCGGCGTGAGCTGCCCGCCCTGCCCACCGAGAACTTCGAACGCTGGTTCCGCCGTTACCGCGCCGAGCATCCCGTCCGGCCGGGCGCCGAGCCCGTGCTGCTCTGGCCGGACACCTTCACCAACCATCTGGAGCCCGCGCCCGCCCGGGCCGCGGTCGAGGTCCTGGAGCACCTGGGCTTCGCCGTCCAGCTCCCGGCCCGCCCGGTCTGCTGCGGCCTCACCTGGCTCTCCACCGGCCAACTGGGCGTCGCCCGCCGGGTGATGCGGCGCAGCGTACGCGCCCTGCCGCCCGGGCTGCCCGTGGTCGGCCTCGACCCGAGCTGCACGGCCGCGCTGCGGGAGGAGCTGCCGAAGCTGATCGGCGCGGACGCCGGCGACGTCCCCGGGCGGGTGCGCACGCTGGCCGAGTTCCTGGACGAGGCCGAGGTCGAACTGCCCGAACTGGCAGCCGGGACACGGGCGGTGACCCAGGTGCACTGCCACCAGCACGCCGTGCTCGGCACCGAGGCGGACCGCCGGGTGGAGGCCCGGATCGGGCTGGCCAACGAGGTGCTGGACTCCGGCTGCTGCGGCCTGGCCGGGAACTTCGGCTTCGAGCGCGGCCACTACGAGGTCTCGGTCGCGGCGGCCGAACGCGTCCTGCTCCCGGCCGTCCGGGCCGCCGACCGGGAGACCGTCGTCCTGGCGGACGGCTTCAGCTGCCGCACCCAGATCAGCCAACTCTCGGGCGGCCGCACGGCCGTGCACCTCGCCGAGCTGCTCCGCCGGGCCGTCCGGGAGGGCGAATCGGGCTGA